A genomic window from Arthrobacter globiformis includes:
- a CDS encoding Fpg/Nei family DNA glycosylase, giving the protein MPEGDSVWRAANQLHTALAGQKLLASDFRVPRFATLNLAGWTMEEVVPRGKHLLMRLAGPAHERLTIHSHLKMEGSWQVYPPGGRWRKPGFTARCVLRTAVADAVGFSLGLLEVIKTSEEDKAVGFLGPDLLGPDWDPAEAERRVTARPDVPVGVALLDQSNLAGIGNIYRCEVCFLAGIHPASPVAAVRDWPAMFTDAKQLLEANLGPGRRTTLLNARGTPVGRAAGRPGYWVYRREHQPCLRCRTPIRHAVLGKSVPGKSVPGKSGAGIAAAGRPGSASAAVTEERDIYFCPTCQPLLDGPEA; this is encoded by the coding sequence GTGCCTGAAGGCGACTCCGTCTGGCGCGCCGCCAACCAGCTGCACACCGCCCTCGCCGGACAGAAACTCCTCGCATCCGACTTCCGCGTGCCCCGCTTCGCCACACTGAACCTGGCCGGCTGGACCATGGAGGAGGTGGTCCCCCGCGGCAAGCACCTGCTGATGCGGCTCGCCGGCCCGGCCCACGAGCGGCTGACCATCCACTCGCACCTGAAAATGGAGGGCAGCTGGCAGGTCTACCCGCCGGGAGGCCGGTGGCGGAAGCCGGGATTCACGGCCCGGTGCGTGCTCCGCACGGCCGTTGCCGACGCCGTCGGATTTTCCCTTGGCCTGCTTGAGGTGATCAAGACCAGCGAAGAGGACAAGGCTGTGGGGTTCCTGGGCCCCGATCTGCTGGGCCCGGACTGGGACCCGGCCGAGGCCGAGCGCCGGGTGACGGCGAGGCCCGACGTGCCGGTCGGGGTGGCCCTCCTGGACCAGAGCAACCTCGCGGGCATCGGGAACATCTACCGCTGCGAGGTGTGCTTCCTGGCCGGGATCCACCCGGCGTCGCCCGTTGCCGCGGTGAGGGACTGGCCCGCCATGTTTACCGACGCCAAGCAGCTCCTTGAGGCGAACCTCGGACCAGGCCGCCGGACCACACTGCTCAACGCCCGTGGAACTCCGGTGGGCCGCGCGGCCGGGCGGCCCGGCTACTGGGTGTACCGGCGCGAGCACCAGCCGTGCCTGCGCTGCCGGACCCCCATCCGCCACGCCGTGCTGGGCAAGAGCGTGCCGGGCAAGAGCGTGCCGGGCAAAAGTGGTGCGGGAATCGCGGCGGCGGGCCGCCCCGGCAGTGCATCCGCGGCGGTCACGGAAGAACGCGACATCTACTTTTGTCCGACATGCCAGCCCCTGCTGGACGGCCCCGAAGCCTGA
- a CDS encoding SRPBCC domain-containing protein, producing the protein MTDDRKFEIVFDTELPGTPERVWEAVTKGTPGWMFPTDQWPDVKTVEEYPQHLVSRMDGPDGWFNQLEHVLEPVDGGRARLHYVHSGIFADNWDQQYDGASKHTEFYLHTLGQYLKHFDGQPVIFTDIQGPAESQTTDGFVRLKKVLGVEGASQGDALDVEVDGVGRLSGQVDFSNENFLGLRTADTMYRFFGRNAFGAPVGMTVHDFSGSGDSAATASAWGAFLQKVYT; encoded by the coding sequence ATGACTGACGACAGGAAATTCGAGATTGTTTTTGACACCGAGCTGCCCGGCACCCCGGAGCGGGTCTGGGAGGCCGTAACCAAGGGCACCCCGGGCTGGATGTTCCCCACGGACCAGTGGCCGGATGTGAAGACCGTGGAGGAATATCCGCAGCATCTGGTGTCGCGCATGGACGGTCCGGATGGCTGGTTCAACCAGCTGGAGCATGTGCTGGAGCCGGTCGACGGCGGCCGGGCCAGGCTCCACTATGTCCACAGCGGCATCTTCGCGGACAACTGGGACCAGCAGTACGACGGTGCCAGCAAGCACACGGAGTTCTACCTCCATACCCTGGGCCAGTACCTGAAGCACTTCGACGGCCAGCCCGTGATTTTCACGGACATCCAGGGGCCCGCGGAATCGCAGACGACTGACGGCTTCGTGCGGCTCAAGAAGGTGCTCGGCGTGGAGGGCGCCTCGCAGGGGGACGCTCTTGATGTGGAGGTCGACGGCGTCGGGCGGCTGAGCGGGCAGGTGGACTTCTCCAACGAGAACTTCCTGGGCCTGCGGACCGCGGACACCATGTACCGGTTCTTTGGCCGCAACGCGTTCGGCGCTCCCGTGGGCATGACCGTCCACGACTTCAGTGGCAGCGGGGATTCCGCGGCGACTGCCAGCGCCTGGGGTGCATTCCTCCAAAAGGTCTACACGTAG
- the yczE gene encoding membrane protein YczE produces the protein MMTRRLVQLFTGLAMYGISLALFIRAGLGLDPWDVFHQGVAGRTGLSIGVVVIIVSFLVLLLWIPLRQRPGFGTLCNAILVGVFADVGLALIPAFSHLGGQIALLGGAVLLNGIASACYIGARFGPGARDGLMTGLARRTGWSVRLSRTLIEVAVLAAGWLLGGSVGVGTVLYALAIGPLVQILLPYFLVPAARGGAGQAADAQSGDREDQPAAPAAAS, from the coding sequence ATGATGACTCGCAGACTTGTACAGCTCTTCACCGGCCTTGCTATGTACGGCATTTCGCTGGCCCTGTTCATCCGGGCCGGGCTCGGACTGGACCCCTGGGACGTGTTCCATCAGGGCGTTGCCGGCAGGACAGGCCTGAGCATCGGCGTGGTGGTCATCATTGTCAGCTTTCTGGTGCTCCTGCTGTGGATTCCGCTGCGGCAGCGGCCCGGCTTCGGCACGCTTTGCAACGCCATCCTGGTGGGCGTCTTTGCCGACGTCGGGCTCGCCCTGATCCCCGCGTTCTCCCACCTCGGGGGCCAGATCGCACTGCTGGGCGGTGCGGTGCTGCTCAACGGCATCGCCTCGGCGTGCTACATCGGCGCCCGCTTCGGCCCCGGTGCCCGTGACGGGCTCATGACCGGCCTGGCCAGGCGCACCGGCTGGTCTGTGCGCCTGTCCCGCACGCTGATCGAGGTGGCGGTGCTTGCCGCGGGCTGGCTGCTGGGCGGCTCGGTCGGCGTGGGAACCGTGCTTTATGCCCTGGCGATCGGTCCGCTGGTCCAGATCCTGCTGCCGTACTTCCTGGTTCCGGCCGCCCGTGGAGGCGCCGGCCAGGCCGCCGATGCACAGTCCGGGGACCGCGAGGACCAGCCCGCGGCGCCGGCGGCCGCGTCCTGA
- the yczR gene encoding MocR-like transcription factor YczR: MSGSLTPTALARLLGQWHHGNAPAYRELADVVRLLVLDGRIPLGTALPSERTLSATLAVSRTTVTAAYSSLREQGFLSSGQGTRGRTCLPRTAYAGKGRDSGAGLSGAPGLAVPDGVIDLAYASLPASGEAVHQAFAAALTELPALLPGFGYDALGVPGLREAIAGHYADAGVPTTPGQILVTSGAQHALNIVLRALVGKQDKVLVEQPTYPNALDAIRATGCRIVPVPLPPASERGWDLDATEAALVQHRPRMAYTVPDFHNPTGRLMPDAQRRRLVRAAAASGTVLVVDETLRELNLDGGTTAPLAFFSPAVVSIGSLSKSHWAGMRTGWIRASESLIQRFAAVRTTMDLGGPVVEQLAAAHLVRSLADPLPARLSALRENRSALLELLKVHLPRWEAERPDGGLAVWCRLPYPGSTALTVIAPELGIRLAAGPRFGVGGVFENFLRIPFTLPPDQLETAVLALRAAQDRLEAAPQLRRTLRDSPAAAIA; the protein is encoded by the coding sequence ATGTCCGGATCACTCACCCCTACCGCCCTCGCCCGCCTCCTGGGCCAGTGGCACCACGGCAACGCTCCCGCCTACCGCGAGCTGGCCGACGTCGTCCGCCTTTTGGTTCTGGACGGGCGCATCCCGCTGGGGACCGCGCTGCCCAGCGAACGGACACTGTCCGCCACCCTCGCGGTCAGCCGCACCACGGTGACGGCGGCATATTCCAGCCTGCGCGAGCAGGGGTTCCTGAGCAGCGGCCAGGGCACGCGCGGCCGCACGTGCCTGCCGCGGACGGCGTATGCCGGAAAGGGACGGGATTCCGGGGCCGGCCTGTCGGGGGCGCCCGGCCTGGCGGTTCCCGACGGAGTCATCGACCTCGCGTACGCGTCGCTCCCGGCCAGCGGCGAAGCGGTCCACCAGGCCTTCGCCGCCGCCCTCACCGAGCTGCCCGCCCTGCTGCCCGGCTTTGGCTACGACGCCTTGGGCGTGCCGGGCCTTCGGGAAGCAATTGCCGGCCATTATGCCGACGCCGGTGTGCCCACAACGCCCGGGCAGATCCTCGTGACGTCCGGCGCGCAGCATGCCCTCAACATCGTGCTGCGGGCATTGGTCGGCAAGCAGGACAAGGTCCTCGTGGAGCAGCCGACCTATCCGAACGCGCTCGACGCCATCCGTGCCACAGGCTGCCGCATCGTACCGGTCCCGCTTCCCCCTGCGTCGGAGCGGGGCTGGGATCTGGACGCGACCGAAGCCGCCCTGGTGCAGCACCGTCCCCGCATGGCCTACACCGTTCCCGATTTCCATAACCCCACCGGCCGGCTAATGCCTGACGCGCAGCGCCGCCGGCTGGTCCGCGCGGCCGCGGCGTCGGGCACAGTCCTGGTGGTGGATGAGACGCTCCGTGAGCTGAACCTCGACGGCGGCACAACGGCTCCGCTGGCTTTCTTCAGTCCGGCCGTGGTGTCCATCGGATCACTGAGCAAGTCCCACTGGGCGGGCATGCGCACGGGCTGGATCCGCGCGTCGGAGAGCCTGATTCAGCGGTTCGCGGCCGTCCGGACCACGATGGACCTCGGCGGTCCGGTGGTGGAGCAGCTGGCGGCAGCCCACCTGGTGCGGAGCCTGGCCGATCCACTGCCGGCCCGCCTGTCCGCGCTCCGGGAGAACCGCTCCGCACTGCTGGAGCTGCTCAAGGTCCACCTGCCCCGGTGGGAGGCGGAACGGCCCGACGGCGGCCTGGCCGTCTGGTGCCGGCTTCCGTACCCGGGCAGCACGGCACTGACCGTGATCGCCCCGGAACTCGGCATCCGGCTAGCTGCCGGCCCACGCTTCGGTGTGGGTGGGGTGTTCGAGAACTTTCTTCGCATCCCGTTCACCCTGCCGCCGGACCAGCTGGAGACTGCTGTCCTCGCACTGCGGGCCGCCCAGGACCGGCTGGAGGCCGCCCCGCAGCTGCGGCGCACGCTCAGGGACTCCCCCGCCGCGGCCATCGCTTGA
- a CDS encoding DedA family protein, whose amino-acid sequence MDFGNPDTWSTAIYFWIIPAVLGDAIFPPIPSEMVLITGGALSAAGRANLFLVGILSAAASWLGDMVVFQLFKRRLSHVLDRWTWGRKLHHGIHAAIAKAGRSSTYGTIIGARFIPGGRLATSAAAGIADVSTPGFNLCAGLGGVLWATWLVGLGYFTGSATRLPFWASSLIGVAVGLVIGAVLGLIVTRRRGDRSPVDEPGEAPGPAN is encoded by the coding sequence ATGGACTTCGGCAATCCGGACACCTGGAGCACGGCGATCTACTTCTGGATCATCCCCGCTGTCCTCGGCGATGCCATCTTTCCGCCGATCCCGTCCGAGATGGTGCTGATCACGGGCGGTGCCCTGTCCGCCGCGGGACGGGCCAACCTCTTCCTGGTCGGGATCCTCTCCGCGGCTGCATCATGGCTGGGCGATATGGTGGTGTTCCAGCTGTTCAAGCGGCGGCTGAGCCATGTCCTGGACCGCTGGACCTGGGGCCGCAAACTCCACCACGGCATCCACGCGGCAATCGCCAAGGCCGGCCGTTCCTCAACCTACGGCACCATCATCGGGGCCCGGTTCATCCCGGGCGGGCGGCTTGCCACGTCCGCCGCCGCAGGCATCGCCGACGTCTCCACTCCGGGCTTCAACCTGTGTGCCGGGCTTGGGGGTGTCCTGTGGGCGACGTGGCTCGTGGGCCTGGGTTACTTCACGGGTTCGGCCACGCGTCTGCCCTTCTGGGCGAGTTCGCTGATCGGTGTGGCCGTTGGCCTGGTGATCGGCGCCGTCCTGGGTCTGATCGTGACGCGCCGGCGCGGCGACCGCTCGCCCGTGGACGAACCGGGCGAAGCCCCTGGCCCAGCCAATTAA
- a CDS encoding O-acetyl-ADP-ribose deacetylase: protein MRIEIVEGDITGRPVDAVVNAANSSLLGGGGVDGAIHRAAGPELLEACRELRATTLRDGLPVGAAVATPGYRLRAQWVIHTVGPNRHAGQTNPALLASCFTESLRIAEGLGARSLAFPAVSAGVYGWDARQVAQVAFDAVRSYASRSAEGGVELVEFVLFSPETVAVFRSVLEGGS from the coding sequence ATGCGGATAGAGATCGTTGAGGGTGACATCACCGGGCGGCCGGTGGACGCGGTGGTGAATGCGGCGAATTCCTCGCTGCTGGGAGGTGGTGGCGTGGACGGCGCGATCCACCGGGCGGCGGGGCCGGAACTGCTGGAGGCCTGCCGCGAGCTGAGGGCAACGACGCTCCGGGACGGCCTGCCTGTTGGCGCTGCGGTGGCGACCCCCGGGTATAGGCTGCGGGCTCAGTGGGTCATCCACACCGTCGGTCCCAACCGCCACGCGGGCCAGACCAATCCTGCGCTGCTCGCGTCCTGTTTCACCGAGAGCCTGCGGATTGCCGAAGGCCTGGGGGCCCGTTCGCTGGCCTTTCCCGCTGTGAGCGCGGGGGTCTATGGCTGGGACGCCCGCCAGGTGGCGCAGGTGGCCTTCGATGCCGTCCGGTCCTATGCCAGCCGCTCCGCCGAAGGCGGAGTGGAGCTGGTGGAGTTCGTGCTCTTCAGCCCGGAAACCGTGGCGGTCTTCCGCAGTGTCCTCGAAGGTGGTTCGTAG
- a CDS encoding RluA family pseudouridine synthase — MQSPLPVRDGVNATRLRLPDEGPWDTAMDYMMHRWGHIDPQGIEDRFDAGEIVGEGGIPLHRGTRLEDHTFIWYYRTLPPETRLPVELNILHQDEHILVVDKPHFLPTTPGGTYIQESALVRLRNQLDLPDLIPMHRLDRMTAGILLLSTNLETRGKYQVLFEKRQVQKEYECVSAAEPAAGHPAVEFPVVVRNRMTKSRSYLLAEVIDGEPNAETRIDLLRTFDAGTPAGAPERRALYRLEPHSGKTHQLRVHMASLGLGILHDSFYPELLDKAPDDYTRPLQLLARGIRFVDPITKKPVEYRSRLQLSEVR; from the coding sequence ATGCAATCCCCCCTTCCCGTGCGCGACGGCGTGAACGCGACCCGCCTGCGCCTCCCGGACGAGGGCCCCTGGGACACCGCAATGGATTACATGATGCACCGTTGGGGCCACATCGACCCCCAGGGCATCGAGGACCGGTTCGACGCCGGCGAGATCGTGGGCGAGGGCGGCATCCCCCTGCACCGCGGCACCAGGCTCGAGGACCACACCTTCATCTGGTACTACCGCACGCTCCCGCCGGAAACCCGGCTGCCCGTGGAGCTGAACATCCTGCACCAGGACGAGCACATCCTGGTGGTGGATAAGCCGCACTTCCTTCCCACCACGCCCGGCGGAACATACATCCAGGAATCGGCGCTGGTCCGGCTCCGGAACCAGCTGGACCTGCCGGATCTGATCCCCATGCACCGGCTTGATCGGATGACCGCGGGCATACTCCTGCTCTCAACCAACCTGGAGACCCGGGGCAAGTACCAGGTGCTGTTCGAGAAGCGCCAGGTCCAGAAGGAATACGAGTGTGTGTCAGCCGCCGAACCGGCTGCCGGGCATCCCGCCGTCGAATTTCCGGTTGTGGTCCGGAACCGGATGACCAAGTCCCGCAGCTATCTTCTGGCGGAGGTCATCGACGGCGAACCCAATGCGGAGACGCGCATCGACCTGCTGCGGACGTTCGACGCCGGGACTCCGGCAGGAGCCCCGGAACGGCGCGCGCTCTACCGGCTCGAACCGCACTCCGGGAAAACCCACCAGCTCCGGGTGCACATGGCCTCGCTGGGCCTGGGCATCCTGCACGATTCGTTCTACCCCGAACTGCTGGACAAGGCGCCCGACGACTACACCAGGCCGCTCCAGTTGCTGGCACGCGGCATCCGGTTCGTGGACCCCATCACGAAGAAACCCGTCGAGTACCGCAGCCGCCTCCAGTTGAGCGAAGTCCGCTAA
- a CDS encoding winged helix-turn-helix domain-containing protein codes for MLDIEVIEDPAAAEASLDPIRTRILQELAEPGSATQLAAKVGLPRQKVNYHLKALERHGLVELVEERRKGNVTERVLRATAASYLISPVALQSVAPDPHRFADRFSAFWLLALAGRMVQEMGKLIAGAAAARQKLATFAIDGEITFRTAADRAAFAEDLGVAVARLVDQYHHGGAGGRKHRLVVALHPALKPEVQDSTKTKPAKERDND; via the coding sequence ATGTTGGACATCGAAGTGATCGAGGACCCGGCGGCGGCGGAGGCTTCGTTGGATCCGATCCGGACCCGCATCCTCCAGGAGCTGGCGGAGCCCGGGTCGGCCACGCAGCTCGCCGCGAAGGTGGGGCTGCCACGGCAGAAGGTGAACTACCACCTCAAGGCGCTGGAGCGGCACGGCCTCGTCGAGCTGGTGGAGGAGCGCCGCAAGGGCAACGTCACCGAACGCGTGCTGCGGGCCACGGCGGCGTCCTACCTCATTTCCCCGGTGGCGCTGCAGTCCGTGGCGCCGGATCCGCACCGATTTGCGGACCGCTTCTCGGCCTTCTGGCTGCTGGCGCTCGCCGGCCGCATGGTCCAGGAAATGGGCAAGCTCATCGCCGGCGCTGCCGCGGCACGGCAGAAACTCGCCACGTTCGCGATCGACGGCGAGATCACGTTCCGCACCGCCGCGGACAGGGCCGCGTTCGCCGAAGACCTCGGGGTGGCGGTCGCGCGGCTTGTGGACCAGTACCACCACGGCGGTGCCGGGGGACGGAAGCACCGGCTCGTCGTCGCGCTTCACCCCGCACTCAAGCCGGAAGTACAAGACTCAACCAAAACCAAACCAGCCAAGGAGCGGGACAATGACTGA
- a CDS encoding hydrogenase maturation nickel metallochaperone HypA/HybF: protein MHELSITQGLVEAVLHRTGERTVTAVNLRIGPLSGVLADAVRFCFEVATAGTPMAGARLRIDEPQGRGRCRNCQDEFTLSDLILLCPCGSADVEVLSGRELMLMSVEVA, encoded by the coding sequence ATGCACGAACTCTCCATCACGCAGGGCCTTGTTGAAGCCGTTCTCCACCGCACAGGCGAACGGACGGTCACGGCGGTCAACCTGAGAATCGGTCCCCTCTCCGGCGTACTGGCTGATGCCGTGCGCTTTTGTTTTGAGGTGGCAACGGCCGGCACGCCGATGGCCGGCGCGCGGCTGCGCATCGACGAACCGCAGGGCCGGGGACGGTGCCGCAACTGCCAGGACGAATTCACCCTGAGCGATCTCATTCTGCTGTGCCCTTGCGGAAGCGCGGACGTCGAAGTCCTCAGCGGCCGCGAGCTCATGCTGATGTCCGTGGAGGTGGCATAG